The DNA segment ACCACGTTGTCCTTTTCCTATTGGAGAGAACAAATCGATAATACGAGTAGATATAGTACTTTGCCTATCGGCAAGGTTAAATTTTTCTTCTGGGAAAAGTGGTGTAAGGTGTTCAAAAGATACTCTATCGCGCACTACACGTGGGTCATGACCATTTATTTTGAGTACTCTTACTAGAGGAAAGTATTTTTCACCTTCTTTTGGTGGGCGTACAACTCCTTTAACGGTATCTCCCGTTTTTAATCCGAAAAGACGTATTTGTGAATTAGAAAGATAAATATCATCTGGCGAAGCCAAATAGTTATAATCTGATGAGCGGAGAAAACCATATCCATCAGGCATCATTTCTAGCACACCTTCACTCTCTATAATACCATCAAACTCATAATCAGGTTCGCGATAATTTTGTTTTCGCTGTTGCTGATTGTTTTGTGCAGGTGGATTATTCTGAGTATTATTATTTTGTGGTTTTTTATAACTTGGATGATTAGGGTTATTAGCATTAGCTCTTTCTATCTGTGCTAAACGCTCCTCTTCAGTAAGTCTTGCTTTTTTACTCTCAACAGATTCTGCTTTTTGCTGATTGTTATCTCTGGCAGGAATTACTTTTCGTTTGTTATCTTTTTTTACAGGCTCTTTATCTTTAGCTTGTATTACTTCTTTTTTTACAGGTACTGGTGCATCTTTTGCTACATCTTTAGTTTCTTCATCAGAAGTAGTTATTTCGGCTGACTTAGGTGCATCTTTAGTAACTCTTGGTCTGCGTGAAACTGGTTTATCCTGATTAGTTGATTTTACATCAACATTCTCTTTTTCATTTGTAGTAGGCTGTATAGCTGCTACTTTCTTTTCCGTTTGTTTTTCTGTAGTGGGTGCAAGCTTTGTAGTCTTTGCTGTTTTTACAGTTTTTTTAGATGCTGTATCATCTGTAGCTGTCTTACTATCAGTATTTTCATCACTAAAAAGTGGTTTTATAACTTCTGGTGCAGCAGCTTGTCGGTCTAAAATTTGGTAAATTAAATCATCTTTTTTTAAACCTCTATACTTGCTAATCTTAGCTTTTTTAGCAATTTCTTGAAGCTCAGGAAGCTT comes from the Flavobacterium arcticum genome and includes:
- the rho gene encoding transcription termination factor Rho → MFDISELKEMKLPELQEIAKKAKISKYRGLKKDDLIYQILDRQAAAPEVIKPLFSDENTDSKTATDDTASKKTVKTAKTTKLAPTTEKQTEKKVAAIQPTTNEKENVDVKSTNQDKPVSRRPRVTKDAPKSAEITTSDEETKDVAKDAPVPVKKEVIQAKDKEPVKKDNKRKVIPARDNNQQKAESVESKKARLTEEERLAQIERANANNPNHPSYKKPQNNNTQNNPPAQNNQQQRKQNYREPDYEFDGIIESEGVLEMMPDGYGFLRSSDYNYLASPDDIYLSNSQIRLFGLKTGDTVKGVVRPPKEGEKYFPLVRVLKINGHDPRVVRDRVSFEHLTPLFPEEKFNLADRQSTISTRIIDLFSPIGKGQRGMIVAQPKTGKTMLLKDIANSIAANHPEVYLIVLLIDERPEEVTDMQRSVRGEVIASTFDEPADRHVKVANIVLEKAKRLVECGHDVVILLDSITRLARAYNTVQPASGKVLSGGVDANALQKPKRFFGAARNIEGGGSLSIIATALTDTGSKMDEVIFEEFKGTGNMELQLDRKIANRRIFPAIDLTSSSTRRDDLLLDDKTIQRMWIMRKYLADMNPVEAMDFINDRFRKTKNNEEFLLSMNNG